The following coding sequences lie in one Capsicum annuum cultivar UCD-10X-F1 chromosome 5, UCD10Xv1.1, whole genome shotgun sequence genomic window:
- the LOC107872462 gene encoding kirola produces MGVKGKLIGSIEVKCGGHLVHDIFHNYTHHIPNICRGKINHFEIHEGGAIKVGSVVGWKYNDGDGKEKNLKQVIEAVDSQNKSISWKVIGADLLELYNSFTTIASCDHQWTTWTFVYEKKTEETPEPLVLLGIALDLTKISKVTFTRTRTSIYTLICLSV; encoded by the exons ATGGGTGTGAAAGGCAAGTTGATTGGTTCAATAGAGGTGAAATGTGGAGGACACTTGGTTCATGATATTTTTCACAACTACACTCATCATATACCTAACATATGTCGTGGTAAGATCAACCATTTTGAGATTCATGAAGGTGGAGCCATAAAGGTTGGTTCGGTAGTAGGCTGGAAATATAACGACGGTG aTGGAAAGGAGAAGAATCTTAAGCAAGTGATTGAAGCCGTTGATTCACAGAATAAATCAATCTCTTGGAAAGTAATTGGAGCAGATTTGTTAGAGTTGTACAATTCCTTCACTACTATTGCATCTTGCGACCACCAATGGACTACATGGACATTTGTTTACGAGAAGAAAACTGAAGAAACCCCAGAGCCTCTTGTTCTTTTGGGTATTGCACTTGATCTTACCAAAATATCGAAGGTCACCTTCACAAGAACTAGAACATCTATATACACACTTATATGTTTGTCTGTGTGA